One window of Mus caroli chromosome 11, CAROLI_EIJ_v1.1, whole genome shotgun sequence genomic DNA carries:
- the Fasn gene encoding fatty acid synthase, with protein sequence MEEVVIAGMSGKLPESENLQEFWANLIGGVDMVTDDDRRWKAGLYGLPKRSGKLKDLSKFDASFFGVHPKQAHTMDPQLRLLLEVSYEAIVDGGINPASLRGTNTGVWVGVSGSEASEALSRDPETLLGYSMVGCQRAMMANRLSFFFDFKGPSIALDTACSSSLLALQNAYQAIRSGECPAALVGGINLLLKPNTSVQFMKLGMLSPDGTCRSFDDSGSGYCRSEAVVAVLLTKKSLARRVYATILNAGTNTDGSKEQGVTFPSGEVQEQLICSLYQPAGLAPESLEYIEAHGTGTKVGDPQELNGITRSLCAFRQAPLLIGSTKSNMGHPEPASGLAALTKVLLSLEHGVWAPNLHFHNPNPEIPALLDGRLQVVDRPLPVRGGNVGINSFGFGGSNVHVILQPNTRQAPAPTAHTALPHLLHASGRTVEAVQGLLEQGRQHSQDLAFVSMLNDIAATPTAAMPFRGYTVLGVEGSVQEVQQVSTNKRPLWFICSGMGTQWRGMGLSLMRLDSFRESILRSDEAVKPLGVKVSDLLLSTDERTFDDIVHAFVSLTAIQIALIDLLTSVGLKPDGIIGHSLGEVACGYADGCLSQREAVLAAYWRGQCIKDAHLPPGSMAAVGLSWEECKQRCPAGVVPACHNSEDTVTISGPQAAVNEFVEQLKQEGVFAKEVRTGGLAFHSYFMEGIAPTLLQALKKVIREPRPRSARWLSTSIPEAQWQSSLARTSSAEYNVNNLVSPVLFQEALWHIPEQAVVLEIAPHALLQAVLKRGVKSSCTIIPLMKRDHKDNLEFFLTNLGKVHLTGINVNPNALFPPVEFPAPRGTPLISPHIKWDHSQTWDVPVAEDFPNGSSSSSATVYSIDASPESPDHYLVDHCIDGRVIFPGTGYLCLVWKTLARSLGLSLEDTPVVFENVSFHQATILPKTGTVPLEVRLLEASHAFEVSDTGNLIVSGKVYLWEDPNSKLFDHPEVPTPPESASVSRLTQGEVYKELRLRGYDYGPQFQGICEATLEGEQGKLLWKDNWVTFMDTMLQVSILGSSQQSLQLPTRVTAIYIDPATHRQKVYTLKEDTQVADVTTSRCLGITVSGGVHISRLQTTATSRRQQEQLVPTLEKFVFTPHMEAECLSESTALQKELQLCKGLAQALQTKATQQGLKAAVLGQEDPPQHGLPRLLAAACQLQLNGNLQLELGEALAQERLLLPEDPLISGLLNSQALKACVDTALENLSTLKMKVAEVLAGEGHLYSRIPALLNTQPMLQLEYTATDRHPQALKDVQTKLQQHDVAQGQWNPSDPAPSSLGTLDLLVCNCALATLGDPALALDNMVAALKEGGFLLMHTVLKGHALGETLACLPSEVQPAPSLLSQEEWESLFSRKALHLVGLKRSFYGTALFLCRRATPRENPVFLSVEDTSFQWVDSLKSTLATSSSQPVWLTAMDCPTSGVVGLVNCLRKEPGGHRIRCILLSNLSNTSHVPKLDPGSSELQKVLKHDLVMNVYRDGAWGAFRHFQLEQDKPKEQTAHAFVNVLTRGDLASIRWVSSPLKHTQPVSSGAQLCTVYYASLNFRDIMLATGKLSPDAIPGKWASRDCMLGMEFSGRDRCGRRVMGLVPAEGLATSVLLSPDFLWDVPSSWTLEEAASVPVVYTTAYYSLVVRGRIQRGETVLIHSGSGGVGQAAISIALSLGCRVFTTVGSAEKRAYLQARFPQLDDTSFANSRDTSFEQHVLLHTGGKGVDLVLNSLAEEKLQASVRCLAQHGRFLEIGKFDLSNNHPLGMAIFLKNVTFHGILLDALFEEANDSWREVAALLKAGIRDGVVKPLKCTVFPKSQVEDAFRYMAQGKHIGKVLVQVREEEPEAVLPGAQPTLISAISKTFCPAHKSYIITGGLGGFGLELARWLVLRGAQRLVLTSRSGIRTGYQAKHVREWRRQGIQVLVSTSNVSSLEGARALIAEATKLGPVGGVFNLAMVLRDAMLENQTPELFQDVNKPKYNGTLNLDRATREACPELDYFVAFSSVSCGRGNAGQTNYGFANSTMERICEQRRHDGLPGLAVQWGAIGDVGIVLEAMGTNDTVIGGTLPQRISSCMEVLDLFLNQPHAVLSSFVMAEKKAVAHGDGDAQRDLVKAVAHILGIRDLTGINLDSSLADLGLDSLMGVEVRQILEREHDLVLPMREVRQLTLRKLQEMSSKANSATDMTAPKSRSDTSLKQHQLNLSTLLVNPEGPTLTQLNSVQSSERPLFLVHPIEGSTTVFHSLAAKLSVPTYGLQCTQAAPLDSIPNLAAYYIDCIKQVQPEGPYRIAGYSFGACVAFEMCSQLQAQQGPAPTHNNLFLFDGSHTYVLAYTQSYRAKMTPGCEAEAEAGALCFFIKQFVDVEHSKVLEALLPLKSLEDRVAASVDLIIKSHHSLDRRELSFAAVSFYHKLRAADEYKPKAKYHGNVTLLRAKTGGTYGENLGADYNLSQVCDGKVSVHIIEGDHRTLLEGSGLESIINIIHSSLAEPRVSVREG encoded by the exons ATGGAGGAGGTGGTGATAGCCGGGATGTCGGGGAAGTTGCCCGAGTCAGAGAACCTGCAGGAGTTCTGGGCCAACCTCATTGGTGGTGTGGACATGGTCACAGATGATGACAGGAGATGGAAAGCTG GGCTCTATGGATTACCCAAGCGGTCTGGAAAGCTGAAGGATCTGTCCAAGTTCGACGCCTCCTTTTTTGGGGTCCACCCcaagcaggcacacacaatgGACCCCCAGCTCCGGCTGCTGTTGGAAGTCAGCTATGAAGCTATTGTGGATGGAG GTATCAACCCAGCCTCACTCCGAGGAACGAACACTGGCGTCTGGGTGGGTGTGAGTGGTTCAGAGGCATCCGAGGCCCTGAGCAGAGATCCCGAGACGCTTCTGGGCTACAGCATGGTGGGCTGCCAGCGTGCAATGATGGCCAACCGGCTCTCTTTCTTCTTCGACTTCAAAG GACCAAGCATTGCCCTGGACACAGCTTGCTCCTCCAGCTTGCTGGCACTACAGAATGCCTACCAGGCCATCCGCAGTGGGGAATGCCCCGcggcccttgtgggtgggatcaacCTGCTGCTGAAGCCGAACACCTCTGTGCAGTTCATGAAGCTGGGCATGCTCAGCCCGGATGGCACCTGCAGATCCTTTGATGATTCAG GGAGTGGATATTGTCGCTCTGAGGCTGTTGTGGCTGTTCTGCTGACTAAGAAGTCCCTGGCTCGGCGGGTCTATGCCACGATTCTGAATGCTGGCACCAATACAGATGGCAGCAAGGAGCAAG GTGTAACATTCCCCTCTGGAGAAGTCCAGGAACAACTCATCTGCTCTCTGTATCAGCCAGCCGGTCTGGCCCCGGAGTCGCTTGAGTATATTGAAGCCCATGGCACGGGCACCAAG GTGGGTGACCCCCAGGAACTGAATGGGATTACTCGGTCCCTGTGCGCCTTCCGCCAGGCCCCTCTGTTAATTGGCTCCACCAAATCCAACATGGGACACCCTGAGCCTGCCTCTGGGCTTGCAGCCCTGACCAAG GTGCTGTTATCCCTGGAACATGGGGTCTGGGCCCCTAACCTGCACTTCCACAACCCcaaccctgagatcccagcaCTTCTTGATGGGCGGCTGCAGGTGGTCGATAGGCCCCTGCCTGTTCGTGGTGGCAACGTGGGCATCAACTCATTTGGCTTCGGAGGCTCCAATGTTCATGTCATCCTCCAGCCCAACACACGGCAGGCCCCTGCGCCCACCGCGCACACTGCCCTTCCCCATTTGCTGCACGCCAGTGGACGCACCGTAGAGGCAGTGCAGGGCCTGCTGGAACAGGGCCGCCAGCACAGCCAGGACCTGGCCTTTGTGAGCATGCTCAATGACATTGCAGCAACCCCTACAGCAGCCATGCCCTTCAGGGGTTACACTGTGCTAGGTGTTGAAGGCAGTGTCCAGGAAGTGCAGCAAGTGTCCACCAACAAGCGCCCACTCTGGTTCATCTGCTCAG GGATGGGCACTCAGTGGCGCGGGATGGGGCTGAGCCTCATGCGCCTGGACAGCTTCCGCGAGTCTATCCTGCGCTCCGATGAGGCTGTGAAGCCGTTGGGAGTGAAAGTGTCAGACCTGCTGCTGAGCACAGATGAGCGCACCTTTGATGACATCGTGCATGCTTTTGTGAGCCTCACTGCCATCCAG ATTGCCCTCATCGACCTACTGACTTCTGTGGGACTGAAACCTGACGGCATCATTGGGCACTCCTTGGGAGAGGTTGCCTGTGGCTATGCGGATGGCTGTCTCTCCCAGAGAGAGGCTGTGCTTGCAGCCTACTGGCGAGGCCAGTGCATCAAAGATGCCCACCTCCCGCCTGGATCCATGGCAGCTGTTG GTTTGTCCTGGGAGGAATGTAAACAGCGCTGCCCCGCTGGCGTGGTGCCTGCCTGTCACAACTCTGAGGACACCGTGACCATCTCTGGACCTCAG GCTGCAGTGAATGAATTTGTGGAGCAGCTAAAGCAAGAAGGTGTGTTTGCCAAGGAGGTGCGAACCGGAGGCCTGGCTTTCCACTCCTACTTCATGGAAGGAATTGCCCCCACATTGCTGCAGGCTCTCAAGAAG GTGATCCGGGAACCACGGCCACGCTCAGCTCGATGGCTCAGCACCTCTATCCCTGAGGCCCAGTGGCAGAGCAGCCTGGCCCGCACATCTTCTGCCGAGTACAATGTCAACAACCTGGTGAGCCCTGTGCTCTTCCAGGAAGCGCTGTGGCACATCCCTGAACAAGCCGTGGTGCTGGAGATTGCGCCCCATGCACTGTTGCAG GCTGTCCTGAAGCGAGGTGTGAAGTCCAGCTGCACCATCATTCCTTTGATGAAGAGGGATCATAAAGATAACTTGGAGTTCTTTCTCACCAACCTTGGCAAGGTGCACCTCACAGG CATCAATGTCAACCCTAACGCCTTGTTCCCACCTGTGGAGTTCCCGGCTCCCCGAGGGACTCCTCTCATCTCCCCTCACATCAAGTGGGACCACAGTCAGACTTGGGATGTCCCAGTTGCTGAAGACTTCCCCAACGGCTCCAGCTCCTCCTCTGCTACAGTCTACAGCATCG ACGCCAGTCCTGAGTCGCCCGACCACTATCTGGTAGACCACTGCATTGACGGCCGGGTCATCTTCCCCGGCACTGGCTACCTGTGCCTGGTGTGGAAGACACTGGCTCGCAGCCTGGGCTTGTCCCTAGAAGACACCCCTGTGGTATTTGAGAATGTGTCATTTCATCAGGCCACTATACTACCCAAGACAG gAACCGTGCCCCTGGAGGTGAGGCTGCTAGAGGCCTCCCATGCCTTTGAGGTGTCTGACACTGGCAACCTGATTGTGAGCG GAAAAGTGTACCTGTGGGAAGACCCGAACTCCAAGTTATTTGACCACCCGGAAGTCCCGACACCCCCTGAGTCTGCATCGGTCTCCCGCCTTACCCAGGGAGAAGTATACAAGGAGCTGCGGCTGCGTGGCTATGATTATGGCCCTCAGTTCCAGGGCATTTGTGAGGCCACCCTTGAAG GTGAACAAGGCAAGCTGCTCTGGAAAGATAACTGGGTGACCTTCATGGACACAATGCTGCAGGTATCCATTCTGGGTTCCAGCCAGCAGAGTCTGCAGCTACCTACCCGTGTAACCGCCATCTACATCGACCCTGCCACCCACCGTCAGAAGGTGTACACGCTGAAGGAGGACACTCAAG TGGCTGATGTGACAACGAGCCGCTGTCTGGGCATAACGGTCTCTGGCGGTGTCCACATCTCGAGACTACAGACGACAGCAACCTCGCGGCGGCAGCAAGAACAGCTGGTCCCCACCTTGGAGAAGTTTGTTTTCACACCGCACATGGAGGCTGAGTGCCTGTCTGAGAGCACTGCCCTGCAGAAGGAGCTGCAGCTGTGCAAGG GTCTGGCACAGGCTCTGCAGACCAAGGCCACCCAGCAAGGGTTGAAGGCGGCAGTGCTTGGGCAAGAGGACCCTCCACAGCATGGGCTGCCTCGACTCCTGGCAGCTGCTTGCCAACTGCAGCTCAACGGGAACCTGCAGCTGGAGCTGGGAGAAGCGCTGGCTCAAGAGAGGCTCCTGCTGCCGGAAGACCCTCTGATCAGTGGCCTCCTCAACTCCCAGGCCCTCAAGGCCTGCGTAGACACAGCCCTGGAGAACTTGTCTACTCTCAAGATGAAGGTGGCAGAG GTGCTGGCTGGAGAAGGTCACTTGTATTCCCGCATCCCGGCACTGCTCAACACCCAGCCCATGCTACAACTGGAATACACAGCCACCGACCGGCACCCCCAGGCCCTGAAGGATGTTCAGACCAAACTGCAGCAGCACGATGTGGCGCAGGGCCAGTGGAACCCTTCTGACCCTGCGCCCAGCAGCCTGGGTACCCTTGACCTTCTGGTGTGCAACTGTGCATTAGCCACCCTGGGGGATCCAGCCTTGGCCCTGGACAACATGGTAGCTGCCCTCAAGGAAGGTGGCTTCCTGCTAATGCACACAGTGCTCAAAGGACACGCCCTTGGGGAGACCCTGGCCTGCCTCCCCTCTGAGGTGCAGCCTGCACCCAGCCTCCTAAGCCAG GAAGAGTGGGAGAGCCTGTTCTCGAGGAAGGCACTACACCTGGTGGGCCTTAAAAGGTCCTTCTACGGTACTGCGCTGTTCCTGTGCCGTCGAGCCACCCCACGGGAGaatcctgtcttcctgtctgtggaGGATACCAGCTTCCAGTGGGTGGACTCTCTGAAG AGCACTCTGGCCACGTCCTCCTCCCAGCCTGTGTGGCTAACAGCCATGGACTGCCCCACCTCGGGTGTGGTGGGCTTGGTGAACTGTCTCCGAAAAGAGCCGGGTGGACACCGAATTCG GTGCATCCTGCTGTCCAACCTCAGCAACACATCTCACGTCCCCAAGTTGGACCCTGGCTCTTCAGAGCTACAGAAGGTGCTAAAGCATGACCTCGTGATGAACGTGTACCGGGACGGGGCCTGGGGTGCCTTCCGTCACTTCCAGTTAGAGCAGG aCAAGCCCAAGGAGCAGACAGCGCATGCCTTTGTAAATGTCCTCACCCGAGGGGACCTTGCCTCCATCCGCTGGGTCTCCTCCCCCCTGAAGCACACGCAGCCCGTGAGCTCAGGAGCACAGCTCTGCACTGTCTACTACGCCTCACTGAACTTCCGAGACATCATGCTGGCCACGGGCAAGCTGTCCCCTGATGCCATTCCAG GTAAATGGGCCAGCCGAGACTGCATGCTTGGCATGGAGTTCTCAGGCCGGGATAGGTGCGGCCGGCGTGTGATGGGGCTGGTACCTGCAGAAGGCCTGGCCACCTCAGTCCTGCTATCACCCGACTTCCTCTGGGATGTACCCTCCAGCTG GACCCTGGAGGAGGCGGCCTCTGTGCCCGTCGTCTATACCACTGCTTACTACTCGTTAGTGGTTCGTGGGCGCATCCAGCGTGGGGAGACTGTGCTCATCCACTCGGGTTCAGGTGGTGTAGGCCAAGCTGCCATTTCCATTGCCCTCAGTCTGGGCTGCCGCGTCTTCACCACTGTGG GCTCCGCAGAGAAGCGAGCATACCTCCAGGCCAGGTTCCCTCAACTTGATGACACCAGCTTTGCTAACTCGAGGGACACATCATTTGAGCAGCATGTGTTACTGCACACAGGTGGCAAAG GGGTCGACCTGGTCCTCAACTCACTGGCAGAAGAGAAACTGCAGGCCAGTGTGCGGTGCTTGGCTCAGCATGGTCGCTTCTTAGAGATTGGCAAATTTGATCTTTCCAACAACCACCCTCTGG GCATGGCTATCTTCTTGAAGAATGTCACTTTCCATGGGATCCTGCTGGACGCCCTTTTTGAGGAGGCCAATGACAGCTGGCGGGAGGTGGCGGCGCTCCTGAAAGCTGGCATCCGTGATGGAGTCGTGAAGCCCCTCAAGTGCACAGTGTTTCCCAAGTCCCAGGTGGAAGATGCCTTCCGCTACATGGCTCAGGGGAAACACATTGGCAAAGTCCTTGTCCAG GTACGGGAGGAGGAGCCTGAGGCTGTGCTGCCAGGGGCTCAGCCCACCCTGATTTCTGCCATCTCCAAGACCTTCTGCCCAGCCCATAAGAGTTACATCATCACTGGTGGCCTAGGTGGCTTTGGCCTGGAGCTGGCCCGGTGGCTCGTGCTTCGCGGAGCCCAGAGGCTTGTGCTGACTTCCCGATCTGGAATCCGCACCG GCTACCAAGCCAAGCACGTTCGGGAGTGGAGACGCCAGGGCATCCAGGTGCTCGTGTCAACAAGCAACGTGAGCTCACTGGAGGGGGCCCGTGCTCTCATCGCCGAAGCCACAAAGCTGGGGCCTGTTGGGGGTGTCTTCAACCTGGCCATG GTTTTGAGGGATGCCATGCTGGAGAACCAGACCCCAGAGCTCTTCCAGGATGTCAACAAGCCCAAGTACAATGGCACCCTGAACCTTGACAG GGCAACCCGGGAAGCCTGCCCTGAGCTGGACTACTTTGTGGCCTTCTCCTCTGTAAGCTGCGGGCGTGGTAATGCTGGCCAAACTAACTACGGCTTCGCCAACTCTACCATGGAGCGTATATGTGAACAGCGCAGGCACGATGGCCTCCCAG GCCTTGCCGTGCAGTGGGGTGCCATCGGTGACGTGGGCATTGTCCTGGAAGCGATGGGCACCAATGACACAGTCATCGGAGGTACGCTGCCTCAGCGCATCTCCTCCTGCATGGAGGTGCTGGACCTCTTCCTGAATCAGCCCCACGCAGTCCTGAGCAGCTTTGTGatggctgagaagaaagctgtggCCCATGGGGACGGGGACGCCCAGAGGGATCTGGTGAAAGCTGTAGCACACATCCTAG GCATCCGAGACCTCACAGGTATTAACCTGGACAGCTCGCTGGCAGACCTCGGCCTGGACTCACTCATGGGTGTCGAAGTTCGTCAGATCCTGGAACGAGAACACGATCTGGTGCTGCCCATGCGTGAGGTGCGGCAGCTCACGCTGCGGAAACTTCAGGAAATGTCCTCCAAGGCTAATTCAGCTACTG ACATGACAGCCCCCAAGTCCAGGAGTGACACGTCTCTGAAGCAGCACCAACTGAACCTGAGCACACTGCTGGTGAACCCTGAGGGTCCTACCCTAACCCAGCTCAACTCGGTGCAGAGCTCTGAGCGGCCTCTGTTCCTCGTGCACCCCATTGAGGGTTCCACCACCGTGTTCCACAGCCTGGCTGCCAAGCTCAGCGTGCCCACCTACGGCCTGCAGTGCACCCAAG CTGCCCCCCTGGATAGCATTCCGAACCTGGCTGCCTACTACATAGATTGCATCAAGCAGGTGCAGCCTGAGGGGCCCTACCGCATAGCTGGGTACTCTTTTGGAGCCTGTGTAGCCTTTGAGATGTGCTCCCAGCTGCAGGCCCAGCAGGGCCCAGCCCCGACCCACAACAACCTCTTCCTGTTTGACGGCTCACATACCTACGTGTTGGCCTACACCCAG AGCTACCGGGCAAAGATGACCCCAGGCTGTGAGGCCGAGGCCGAGGCTGGGGCCTTATGCTTCTTCATAAAGCAGTTTGTTGATGTGGAACACAGCAAG GTGCTGGAGGCCCTGCTGCCGCTGAAGAGCCTGGAAGACCGGGTGGCCGCCTCCGTGGACCTCATCATTAAGAGCCACCACAGCCTGGACCGCAGAGAGCTGAGCTTTGCTGCTGTGTCCTTCTACCACAAGCTCCGGGCAGCCGATGAGTATAAGCCCAAGGCCAAGTACCATGGCAACGTGACACTGCTGCGTGCCAAGACAGGCGGCACCTATGGCGAGAACTTGGGTGCTGACTACAACCTCTCCCAG GTGTGTGACGGGAAGGTGTCTGTGCACATCATTGAGGGTGACCACCGCACACTGCTGGAGGGCAGCGGCCTGGAATCCATCATCAACATCATCCATAGCTCCCTGGCTGAGCCACGAGTGAGTGTACGGGAG